A region from the Variovorax paradoxus genome encodes:
- a CDS encoding histidine phosphatase family protein: MSANGKKLWLLRHAPVLAEPGLCYGATDLEADAQATLAAAQRIAPLLPAGIVLRSSPLRRCAALADAIAALRPELAVQHDARLAEMSFGAWEGRPWSAIAREEFEAWTGNFADAMAGANGESVRAFMHRTAAAHDEWLSGEGDALWVTHAGVLRAVTLLQRGIRCPEAAADWPAGDLAFGRWLTFEAPRLA; this comes from the coding sequence ATGAGCGCGAACGGCAAAAAACTCTGGCTGCTGCGCCATGCGCCCGTGCTTGCGGAGCCCGGGCTTTGCTACGGAGCCACCGACCTCGAAGCGGATGCGCAAGCCACGCTGGCCGCCGCGCAGCGCATCGCTCCCTTGCTGCCCGCCGGCATCGTGCTGCGCAGTTCGCCGCTGCGGCGCTGCGCGGCGCTGGCCGACGCCATTGCGGCATTGCGCCCGGAGCTGGCGGTGCAGCACGACGCCCGCCTGGCCGAGATGAGTTTCGGCGCGTGGGAAGGGCGGCCGTGGTCCGCCATCGCGCGCGAGGAGTTCGAAGCCTGGACCGGGAATTTCGCCGACGCGATGGCCGGTGCGAACGGCGAGAGCGTGCGCGCGTTCATGCATCGCACAGCCGCCGCGCACGACGAGTGGCTGTCGGGCGAAGGCGATGCGCTCTGGGTCACCCATGCCGGGGTGCTGCGCGCCGTGACGCTGCTGCAGCGCGGCATCCGCTGCCCCGAAGCCGCTGCCGACTGGCCTGCGGGCGACCTGGCGTTCGGCCGCTGGCTGACCTTCGAGGCGCCCCGCCTGGCGTAG